A region from the Methylocella sp. genome encodes:
- the fhcD gene encoding formylmethanofuran--tetrahydromethanopterin N-formyltransferase produces MRQMISNGVRIDESFAEAFPMRGTAIVITAPTMKWARQAATTMTGFATSVIGCGIEAGIGRELPADKTPDGRPGVRVLVFSMSSGMLQTQLVDRLGQCILTSPGSACFADLEGTDRLQLGDAIRTFGDGWQISKKFLDRSFWRIPCMDGEFFCEATTGLTKQAVGGGNLLIMGANWETTMRAAEHAIEAMNGVDGVIMPFPGGVVRSGSKVGSKYKGMSASTNDAYCPTLRGVAKSNLDEDIGCVLEIVIDGLTESAVAEAMRAGLGAIVKLGPKEGAVRVGAGNYGGKLGPFHFHLKDLLP; encoded by the coding sequence ATGCGCCAAATGATCAGCAACGGCGTCCGCATTGACGAGTCGTTCGCCGAGGCCTTTCCAATGAGAGGCACCGCGATCGTCATCACCGCGCCCACTATGAAATGGGCCAGGCAGGCCGCTACGACGATGACCGGATTCGCCACCTCCGTCATCGGATGCGGCATCGAGGCGGGCATCGGCCGCGAATTGCCCGCGGACAAGACCCCGGACGGCCGCCCCGGCGTCCGTGTGCTGGTCTTTTCCATGTCGTCCGGCATGTTGCAGACGCAGCTCGTCGATCGCCTCGGCCAATGCATTCTGACGTCGCCCGGATCAGCCTGCTTCGCCGATCTCGAGGGAACCGATAGGTTGCAGCTCGGCGACGCAATCCGCACCTTTGGCGATGGCTGGCAGATCTCGAAAAAGTTTCTGGATCGCAGCTTCTGGCGAATTCCCTGCATGGACGGCGAGTTTTTTTGCGAGGCGACGACAGGCCTGACCAAGCAGGCGGTCGGAGGCGGCAACCTCCTGATCATGGGCGCCAATTGGGAAACTACAATGCGCGCCGCCGAACATGCGATCGAGGCGATGAATGGCGTCGATGGCGTGATCATGCCCTTCCCCGGCGGCGTCGTGCGATCCGGCTCCAAGGTCGGGTCCAAATACAAAGGCATGTCGGCGTCGACCAATGACGCCTATTGCCCGACTTTGCGCGGCGTCGCGAAAAGCAATCTCGACGAGGACATTGGCTGCGTCCTCGAAATCGTCATCGACGGACTGACCGAAAGCGCCGTAGCCGAGGCCATGCGCGCCGGCCTTGGAGCCATTGTGAAGCTCGGGCCGAAAGAAGGCGCGGTGCGCGTCGGCGCCGGCAATTATGGCGGCAAACTCGGCCCCTTCCACTTCCATTTGAAGGATCTTTTGCCGTGA
- a CDS encoding formylmethanofuran dehydrogenase subunit A translates to MLILLKGGRIVDPYHHRDEIADLWIEDGRIIAAPHGRQPDQTHDVAGKIVMAGAIDIHSHIAGGNVNTARLLLPEMHRAGRAPTLPLATSKWSTFETGNIYASMGFTTVVEPAVAPHQALQAHLELSDIPIIDKATLTILGNDDFLLSLLRDGESPAAIADYVASTLAATNSLGLKCINAGGAEAFKYNARTFGLDDVVPFYGVTSRRIVEALQQALTELKVPHPLHLHSNNLGIPGNVSTALATIEAARGMPLHLAHMQFYGYGSEGEHGFSSAAATLAAAINATPNVTVDIGQVMFGQTVTISSDVLRQFSAVGSAKPRKSVIFDGDANGGGIVPYLYREGDFVNAVQWACGLELFLLINDPHRVFFTTDHPNGAPFTTYPEIFALLMSRSRRAEVLSRIPQDVLAYTTLPSIAREYDVNEVAMMTRAAPAKLFGFKDRGQLGAGAVADVAVYAPSDDIAKMFRHAHLVFKDGDLVVRDGRVSHYRWGKALKVNPGYDKAINRRLGAYYERHYGVSHNMFAVPAHMLPHKDPFQEVACAK, encoded by the coding sequence ATGCTGATTCTTCTCAAGGGTGGCCGGATCGTCGATCCCTATCATCATCGCGATGAGATCGCCGATCTCTGGATCGAGGATGGCCGCATCATTGCGGCGCCTCATGGCCGCCAGCCAGACCAGACGCATGACGTCGCCGGCAAGATCGTCATGGCCGGCGCGATCGACATTCATTCGCATATCGCCGGCGGCAATGTGAACACGGCGCGCTTGCTGCTGCCGGAAATGCACCGCGCCGGCAGGGCTCCGACGCTGCCGCTCGCCACCTCCAAATGGTCGACCTTCGAGACCGGCAACATCTACGCCTCCATGGGCTTTACAACGGTCGTCGAGCCGGCTGTTGCGCCGCATCAGGCGTTGCAGGCGCATCTCGAACTTTCAGACATTCCGATCATCGACAAAGCCACGCTGACCATTCTCGGCAATGATGATTTTCTTCTGAGCCTCCTGCGCGACGGCGAAAGCCCGGCGGCGATCGCCGATTACGTCGCCTCGACCCTGGCGGCGACCAATAGCCTCGGCCTCAAATGCATCAACGCCGGCGGAGCTGAAGCCTTCAAATATAATGCGCGGACCTTTGGCCTCGACGATGTCGTGCCCTTCTATGGCGTGACCTCGCGAAGAATCGTCGAGGCTTTGCAGCAAGCGCTGACGGAGCTCAAGGTCCCGCATCCATTGCATCTGCACTCCAACAATCTCGGCATTCCAGGCAATGTCTCGACCGCGCTCGCAACCATCGAGGCCGCGCGCGGCATGCCTTTGCATCTGGCGCATATGCAATTCTACGGTTACGGCTCCGAGGGCGAACACGGCTTTTCCTCCGCCGCCGCAACCCTCGCCGCAGCGATCAACGCGACGCCCAACGTCACCGTCGACATCGGTCAGGTGATGTTCGGGCAGACCGTCACGATCTCATCCGACGTGTTGCGCCAGTTCAGCGCCGTCGGGAGCGCCAAGCCGCGGAAATCAGTGATTTTCGACGGCGATGCGAATGGCGGCGGCATTGTCCCCTACCTCTATCGGGAGGGCGATTTCGTCAACGCCGTTCAATGGGCCTGCGGGCTCGAGCTGTTCCTGCTGATCAATGATCCGCACCGGGTTTTCTTCACCACGGATCATCCCAATGGCGCGCCATTCACGACCTATCCGGAGATTTTCGCGCTGCTGATGAGCCGCAGCCGCAGGGCGGAGGTTTTGAGCCGCATTCCGCAGGACGTTCTCGCCTATACGACGCTGCCTTCGATCGCCCGCGAATACGACGTCAATGAAGTCGCGATGATGACGAGAGCGGCGCCGGCCAAGCTGTTCGGCTTCAAGGATCGCGGCCAGCTCGGCGCAGGCGCGGTGGCCGACGTCGCGGTCTATGCGCCTAGTGACGACATCGCGAAAATGTTCCGCCACGCGCATCTCGTTTTCAAGGACGGCGATCTCGTCGTCCGCGATGGGCGCGTCAGCCACTACCGCTGGGGCAAGGCGCTCAAGGTCAACCCCGGTTACGACAAGGCGATCAACCGGCGCCTCGGCGCATATTACGAACGCCACTATGGCGTCTCGCATAATATGTTCGCCGTGCCCGCCCATATGCTCCCGCATAAAGATCCGTTCCAGGAGGTCGCATGCGCCAAATGA
- a CDS encoding tungsten formylmethanofuran dehydrogenase translates to MTEARIDGKPASIEAAAERSAEILSHARLPVIAGLGTDVAGARASILLAERVRGAYDHLRSNQIFADLDVVRQAGLMVTTPSIARLHADVLLFIGGDLTRIWPQLIERLAPAEIPPMSLVQESRKLIWIAPGPDGAAIEGVAVEALETSDLQTTLASVRARVAGRPIAAAEAVKSKLDAVAEILKHARFGVAVWGPDLLDRLSIEMLYGLLTDLNKTTRFTGLPLGTDDNAFGVLQTSGWMTGFPMRTSFGRGFPVHDTWRFDADRLIESGEADAALWISAYSAATPKWKKQVPLIALVPPETQFSQEPQVRVDIGRPGVDYDSAQFAREVGAIVAREALHPSNAASVASVIASIAQQFGGDA, encoded by the coding sequence ATGACTGAGGCCCGGATAGATGGAAAGCCCGCTTCGATCGAAGCGGCTGCCGAACGCTCCGCGGAAATTCTGTCGCACGCGCGCCTCCCCGTCATCGCCGGCCTCGGGACGGACGTCGCCGGGGCAAGAGCTTCGATCTTGCTCGCTGAACGCGTGCGCGGCGCCTATGACCATTTGCGATCGAATCAGATTTTCGCCGACCTTGATGTCGTCCGCCAGGCGGGCCTTATGGTCACGACGCCGAGCATCGCCCGGCTGCATGCCGATGTTCTTCTCTTCATCGGCGGCGATCTGACGCGCATCTGGCCGCAACTCATAGAGCGTCTCGCGCCCGCCGAAATCCCGCCGATGAGCCTTGTGCAGGAGTCAAGAAAACTCATCTGGATCGCGCCCGGCCCAGACGGCGCGGCGATCGAGGGCGTCGCCGTCGAAGCGCTGGAGACTTCAGATTTGCAGACGACCCTCGCATCTGTCCGCGCGCGCGTGGCCGGCCGGCCGATCGCCGCCGCAGAGGCCGTCAAGAGCAAGCTCGACGCGGTCGCCGAAATTCTCAAGCACGCGCGGTTTGGCGTTGCGGTATGGGGGCCCGATCTGCTGGATCGGCTCTCGATCGAAATGCTTTATGGCCTCTTGACCGATCTCAATAAGACGACCCGCTTCACCGGCCTGCCGCTCGGGACTGACGACAATGCGTTCGGCGTTTTGCAGACATCGGGCTGGATGACGGGGTTCCCGATGCGTACCTCGTTCGGGCGCGGCTTTCCCGTACATGATACATGGCGGTTCGACGCCGATCGGCTGATCGAGAGCGGCGAAGCCGACGCCGCATTGTGGATCTCCGCCTATAGCGCGGCGACGCCGAAATGGAAAAAGCAAGTCCCGCTCATCGCGCTTGTTCCGCCGGAAACGCAATTTTCGCAAGAACCGCAGGTGCGCGTGGACATCGGCCGTCCCGGCGTTGATTACGACTCGGCGCAGTTCGCGCGCGAGGTTGGAGCGATTGTCGCGCGCGAGGCCTTGCATCCGAGCAATGCGGCTTCAGTCGCATCCGTCATCGCAAGCATCGCCCAACAGTTCGGTGGAGACGCCTAA
- the pabB gene encoding aminodeoxychorismate synthase component I, which translates to MHVIEIDFRDPADAAYGLGHLPFLTFLDSAMVDEKLGRYSFIAADPFARIQGRETDRSWVQRVKSLLADFAIAPLPNLPPFQGGAAGLFSYELGRSLERLPKPLRDDLAFPDLSLGLYDVVVAFDVVERRGWIISTGLPEMEPQARNRRAVERGLWFEAELARQTAISPAANISLGGWSSNFTREGYERAVAEVIERILAGDIFQANLSQRFEAPVPPDFDHFGFYRRLRKINPAPFAAYLDHANFIIASASPERFLRVEGDLVETRPIKGTRPRFADALVDMLQAKALSESRKDRAENVMIVDLLRNDLSKVCIPGSVQVPQLCGLESFATVHHLVSSVVGRLRDGQGPVDLLAAAFPGGSITGAPKLRAMEIITELEGHARGPYCGAIGYLGFNGTMDLNIVIRTASFRGGSCVVQAGGGIVTASDPASEYVETLDKARRIFEAFGAMEFAQ; encoded by the coding sequence ATGCACGTCATCGAAATTGATTTTCGCGACCCGGCCGACGCGGCCTACGGGCTCGGGCATTTGCCTTTCCTGACCTTTCTCGACAGCGCGATGGTCGATGAAAAGCTCGGCCGCTATAGTTTCATCGCTGCCGACCCTTTTGCGCGAATTCAAGGCCGCGAAACCGATCGTAGCTGGGTCCAGCGCGTAAAATCGCTTTTGGCCGATTTTGCCATCGCCCCCTTACCCAACTTGCCCCCGTTTCAAGGCGGGGCCGCGGGGCTTTTTTCCTATGAGCTTGGCCGCAGCCTGGAGCGGCTGCCAAAACCGTTGCGGGACGACCTCGCATTTCCCGATCTATCGCTTGGGCTCTATGATGTGGTCGTCGCTTTTGACGTGGTGGAGCGGCGCGGGTGGATCATCTCGACGGGCCTTCCCGAGATGGAGCCTCAGGCGCGCAATCGGCGCGCCGTCGAACGCGGGCTGTGGTTTGAGGCCGAGCTTGCGCGACAGACCGCTATCTCTCCGGCGGCGAATATCTCGCTCGGGGGTTGGTCCAGCAATTTCACGCGCGAGGGATATGAGCGGGCGGTCGCGGAAGTCATCGAGCGCATTCTCGCCGGCGATATTTTTCAAGCCAATTTGTCGCAGCGGTTCGAAGCGCCCGTCCCGCCGGATTTCGATCATTTCGGTTTCTATCGCCGTTTGCGCAAGATCAATCCGGCTCCCTTCGCCGCTTATCTCGACCACGCCAATTTCATCATCGCCTCGGCTTCGCCAGAGCGTTTCCTGCGCGTTGAGGGCGATCTCGTTGAGACGCGCCCAATCAAGGGCACGCGGCCGCGCTTTGCGGACGCGCTCGTCGACATGCTGCAGGCGAAGGCCTTGAGCGAAAGCCGCAAGGATCGCGCCGAAAATGTCATGATCGTCGATCTGTTGCGCAACGACCTGTCCAAAGTTTGCATCCCAGGCAGCGTGCAGGTGCCGCAACTATGCGGCCTTGAGTCCTTTGCAACCGTCCATCATCTCGTCTCTTCCGTCGTCGGGCGGCTCCGCGACGGCCAAGGCCCCGTCGACTTGCTTGCGGCCGCTTTTCCCGGCGGATCGATCACCGGCGCCCCAAAACTTCGCGCCATGGAAATCATTACCGAGCTTGAGGGTCATGCGCGCGGCCCCTATTGCGGCGCCATCGGTTATCTCGGGTTCAACGGAACGATGGACCTGAACATCGTCATCCGCACCGCCAGTTTCCGCGGGGGCTCTTGCGTCGTGCAGGCGGGCGGGGGCATCGTCACGGCTTCGGATCCCGCATCGGAATATGTCGAAACGCTGGACAAGGCGCGACGCATTTTCGAAGCCTTCGGCGCGATGGAATTCGCGCAATGA
- a CDS encoding aminodeoxychorismate/anthranilate synthase component II yields the protein MILVIDNYDSFVHTVANYLSELGETPVVIRNDAAMPNEAPEAIVISPGPCTPNEAGMSMQLVRDYSGRVPILGICLGHQAIGQAFGGRVTRALRPMHGEASSVRHASAGILQGLPNPLSVGRYHSLIVELDEQDTPLEATAWSQEDEIMALRHRDHPTFGVQFHPESILTEQGHQLLRNFLGLIKR from the coding sequence ATGATCCTCGTCATCGATAATTATGATTCGTTCGTCCATACGGTGGCGAACTATCTCAGCGAGTTGGGCGAAACTCCCGTCGTCATTCGCAACGATGCCGCAATGCCTAATGAAGCCCCGGAGGCGATCGTGATTTCGCCCGGGCCTTGCACTCCGAACGAGGCGGGAATGTCGATGCAGCTCGTGCGCGATTATTCCGGGCGCGTTCCAATCCTTGGCATTTGTCTTGGCCATCAGGCCATTGGCCAGGCGTTCGGCGGACGCGTAACGCGGGCCTTGCGGCCAATGCATGGCGAGGCAAGCTCCGTGCGGCACGCCAGCGCAGGCATTCTGCAAGGCTTGCCCAATCCGCTCAGCGTCGGACGCTACCATTCACTGATTGTCGAACTCGATGAACAAGACACCCCGCTCGAAGCGACGGCATGGTCGCAAGAAGACGAGATCATGGCTCTGCGACATCGCGATCACCCGACCTTCGGCGTGCAGTTTCATCCCGAATCGATACTGACGGAGCAAGGGCATCAATTGCTGCGCAATTTCCTTGGATTGATCAAACGGTGA
- a CDS encoding (5-formylfuran-3-yl)methyl phosphate synthase: protein MTLMLASVTGAAEAEAVLAGGVDIVDLKDPARGALGALDVEVVADLVRTVAKRRPVSATIGDELAEPQIVVDAVSAMAATGVDYVKVGVKSDATGADCVRALGSLASNAKLVGVLFADGEPDLDLLKLMAKQGFVGAMLDTAIKGDRRLLDHMDVASLVGFVERCKEAGLMSGLAGSLEAPDVPRLLPLQPNYLGFRGALCRGRSRVAEIDPAAVRIIRDLIPREANGVRAAGEPTVDWRLLLGRGYVPASERGAETDRVFVHDLVMPCSIGAYDFERGLKQDVRFNIDVDVRRLQHHSDDMRYIFSYDLIVDAIKIILGRGHIDLIETLARDIADSVLHHPCVAQVSVRVEKLDVIRGQVGVEIKRERAAESLAVEKLFLSEPGAASTTRSR, encoded by the coding sequence ATGACTTTGATGCTCGCGAGCGTAACGGGCGCTGCTGAGGCGGAAGCGGTTTTGGCGGGCGGCGTCGACATCGTCGATCTCAAAGACCCGGCGAGAGGGGCTCTTGGCGCGCTGGACGTCGAAGTCGTCGCCGATTTAGTTCGCACGGTCGCCAAACGGCGGCCGGTTAGCGCGACCATCGGCGATGAGCTTGCCGAGCCGCAGATCGTTGTCGACGCGGTCAGCGCAATGGCTGCGACCGGGGTCGATTACGTCAAAGTTGGCGTCAAGTCGGATGCGACCGGAGCCGATTGCGTCCGCGCATTGGGGTCGCTCGCAAGCAACGCCAAGCTTGTCGGCGTTCTGTTCGCCGATGGCGAACCGGATCTGGATCTCCTGAAGCTCATGGCCAAACAGGGCTTTGTCGGAGCCATGCTCGATACGGCCATAAAAGGCGACCGGCGTCTTCTCGATCATATGGACGTTGCGAGTCTCGTCGGCTTCGTCGAGCGATGCAAAGAAGCGGGGCTGATGTCGGGTCTCGCGGGTTCGCTGGAGGCTCCCGATGTGCCGCGTCTGCTTCCGCTTCAACCGAACTATCTTGGATTTCGCGGGGCCTTATGTCGGGGCCGATCCCGCGTAGCGGAGATCGATCCGGCGGCGGTGCGGATCATCCGCGATCTCATTCCACGGGAAGCCAATGGCGTCCGCGCGGCGGGCGAGCCGACTGTGGATTGGCGGCTTTTGCTTGGCCGCGGCTATGTCCCGGCCAGTGAACGCGGCGCCGAGACGGATCGGGTCTTTGTGCATGATCTCGTCATGCCATGTTCGATCGGAGCCTATGATTTTGAACGCGGGCTGAAACAGGATGTGCGTTTCAACATCGATGTGGATGTCAGGCGCCTGCAGCATCATTCCGATGATATGCGCTATATTTTTTCCTACGACCTGATCGTTGATGCGATCAAAATAATCCTTGGCCGCGGCCATATCGATTTAATCGAAACTTTGGCGAGGGATATCGCCGATTCTGTGTTGCATCACCCGTGCGTCGCGCAGGTTTCCGTTCGGGTCGAAAAGCTCGACGTCATCCGAGGACAGGTCGGCGTCGAAATCAAACGCGAGCGCGCGGCCGAGTCGCTTGCAGTCGAGAAGCTTTTTCTGAGCGAGCCGGGCGCCGCCAGCACAACGAGGAGTCGTTGA
- a CDS encoding DUF6513 domain-containing protein, which yields MSERILFVTGHLAYPRLDRLLRSMGETPFTWEICDIGVKVAALMTEAILLRRLPRPIGADRVILPGRCRANLERLSAEVGVPVVRGPDEIHDLPVFLGRGGRVPDLSRFNIRIFAEIIDATALPLEELLARAERLRKSGADVIDLGCLPDTPFPHLEDCVRALKSAGSGVSIDSANPDELRRGAKAGADFLLSLDEGNLDIAEDTGATPILVGAPLHDIDSLVRAAEGAARRGLPFIVDPILDPIHFGFAASLVRYVETRRRLPQAEMMMGTGNLTELTEADSSGVTALLIGLCSELEIHNVLTVHVSSHTRRTIEEHDAARRLMLAASTDGALPKGYGGGLLQIHDKSPYPSTVAEIAEVAADVRDGNFRIATAEDGIHIYNRDGHHVAREAFSLFPKLGVEADGAHAFYLGAELTKAEIAFALGKRYTQDELLDWGCATDPPEEQRDRLREAGHTLRRKE from the coding sequence ATGAGCGAGCGCATCCTTTTCGTTACCGGCCATCTCGCCTATCCGCGCCTCGATCGGTTGTTGCGATCCATGGGCGAGACGCCGTTTACCTGGGAGATCTGCGATATAGGCGTCAAGGTCGCGGCCCTGATGACCGAAGCCATCCTGCTGCGCCGGTTGCCGCGCCCTATTGGCGCGGACCGAGTCATTTTGCCCGGCCGCTGCCGCGCCAATCTGGAGCGGCTCTCGGCCGAAGTCGGCGTCCCTGTCGTGCGCGGTCCCGATGAGATCCACGATCTTCCGGTCTTTCTTGGGCGCGGCGGGCGCGTCCCGGATCTGTCGCGGTTCAACATTCGGATCTTCGCCGAGATCATCGACGCGACGGCCTTGCCTCTTGAGGAATTGCTTGCCCGCGCGGAGCGGCTGCGCAAATCGGGCGCTGACGTCATTGATCTTGGCTGTCTTCCAGACACTCCGTTTCCGCACCTTGAGGATTGCGTTCGCGCGCTGAAATCAGCCGGGAGCGGGGTCAGCATCGACTCCGCCAATCCCGATGAATTGAGGCGCGGGGCCAAGGCCGGCGCGGATTTTCTGTTGAGCCTTGATGAAGGCAATCTCGACATTGCTGAGGACACGGGCGCGACGCCGATTCTTGTCGGCGCGCCGCTGCACGACATCGACTCGCTGGTTCGCGCCGCTGAAGGAGCGGCGCGGCGCGGCTTGCCATTTATCGTCGATCCCATTCTCGATCCGATTCATTTCGGATTCGCCGCCTCTCTCGTCCGTTACGTCGAAACGAGACGCCGTTTACCGCAGGCCGAAATGATGATGGGCACCGGCAATTTGACTGAGCTGACCGAGGCGGATTCGAGCGGCGTCACCGCGCTGCTGATCGGCCTTTGTTCAGAACTCGAGATCCATAACGTGCTCACCGTCCACGTCAGTTCGCACACGCGGCGGACGATCGAGGAGCACGATGCCGCGCGCCGTCTCATGCTGGCGGCCTCGACCGACGGCGCTTTGCCCAAAGGCTACGGCGGCGGGTTGCTTCAGATTCACGATAAGTCGCCCTATCCATCCACGGTCGCGGAAATCGCCGAGGTTGCGGCCGATGTGCGCGACGGCAATTTTCGCATAGCGACAGCCGAGGACGGAATCCACATCTACAATCGCGACGGCCATCATGTGGCGCGCGAGGCTTTCTCGCTATTTCCCAAGCTCGGCGTCGAGGCGGATGGAGCTCATGCATTTTACCTTGGCGCCGAGCTGACCAAAGCCGAGATCGCTTTCGCGCTCGGCAAACGCTATACGCAGGACGAATTGCTCGACTGGGGCTGCGCGACTGACCCACCCGAAGAGCAAAGAGATCGTTTGCGCGAAGCCGGGCACACTCTCCGCCGCAAGGAGTGA
- a CDS encoding DUF447 domain-containing protein produces the protein MPVIREVIVTTIDRSGKPHLAPLGLIEDGDGWIIAPFRPSITLDNLLSVPIAIANYTDDARIFAGLVTGRRDWPLAPAAAGRPPRLEAALAHAELRVSHIENHAERPRFHCNMVRLENHAPFEGFNRAKNAVLECAILMTRLHMLPREKIDSEIAYLSIAIEKTAGPREREAWSWLMHAREAFYAPK, from the coding sequence ATGCCGGTGATTCGCGAAGTCATCGTTACGACCATCGATCGATCGGGCAAGCCGCATCTTGCGCCGCTGGGCTTGATAGAAGACGGCGACGGTTGGATCATTGCGCCCTTCCGCCCGTCGATAACGCTCGACAATCTTTTGAGCGTGCCTATCGCGATCGCCAATTACACCGATGATGCGCGCATTTTCGCCGGCCTCGTGACCGGCCGGCGCGACTGGCCGCTTGCGCCTGCGGCGGCTGGCCGTCCGCCTCGTCTTGAGGCGGCGCTGGCTCACGCCGAACTCCGCGTCTCGCACATCGAGAATCATGCCGAGAGGCCAAGGTTCCATTGCAACATGGTGCGTCTTGAGAACCATGCGCCATTTGAAGGATTCAATCGCGCGAAAAACGCCGTGCTCGAATGCGCGATTCTCATGACGCGATTGCATATGCTGCCGCGCGAGAAAATCGACTCCGAAATCGCCTATCTCTCGATCGCCATCGAGAAGACGGCCGGTCCGCGCGAGCGTGAGGCCTGGTCATGGCTGATGCACGCGCGCGAGGCATTCTACGCCCCGAAGTGA
- a CDS encoding hydantoinase/oxoprolinase family protein, with amino-acid sequence MKTVIGWDVGGAHLKAARLEDGVITRAVQVASPLWLGLSELDRAFAKAAAAIGCAPLNAVTMTGELCDAFATRQEGVEGVAAIVERLLAPDRAVFYAGRSGFVGRSEVAIHALDIASANWRASAALIGARKGQALFVDMGSTTTDVIPIADGSAANKGYTDAERLAHGELVYTGLVRTFLMAGPKLVPFAGQWTALMNEWFANTADVYRILGQLPEGADKMDTSDGREKTAAASRARLARMIGRDVGDADDAAWSGLAHFFAEAQLREIMDAASLVLSRGLLDAAAPLVGAGVGRGVVRQLAERLGRPFIAFDDLIDALPEARSQVSDCAPASALALAAALHFGA; translated from the coding sequence ATGAAAACGGTCATCGGTTGGGACGTAGGCGGCGCGCATCTCAAAGCCGCGCGCCTCGAAGACGGCGTCATCACTCGCGCCGTGCAAGTCGCCTCTCCGCTATGGCTGGGACTGAGCGAACTCGACCGCGCCTTCGCGAAGGCTGCGGCGGCAATCGGCTGCGCTCCGCTCAACGCGGTCACGATGACGGGCGAATTATGCGACGCCTTCGCTACCCGCCAGGAGGGGGTAGAGGGCGTCGCGGCGATTGTCGAACGCCTGCTGGCTCCAGACCGCGCAGTGTTTTACGCAGGTCGCTCCGGCTTTGTCGGCAGAAGCGAAGTCGCAATCCATGCGCTCGATATAGCCTCCGCGAATTGGCGTGCGAGCGCGGCGCTGATCGGCGCCCGCAAAGGCCAAGCGCTCTTCGTCGACATGGGCTCGACGACGACGGATGTCATTCCGATCGCCGACGGGTCTGCCGCCAACAAGGGCTACACGGATGCGGAGCGGCTGGCGCATGGCGAACTCGTCTACACGGGCCTCGTGCGAACCTTTCTGATGGCCGGACCAAAACTGGTCCCTTTCGCCGGCCAATGGACCGCCTTGATGAACGAGTGGTTCGCGAATACGGCTGATGTCTATCGCATCCTCGGGCAATTGCCGGAGGGCGCCGATAAAATGGATACGTCGGATGGACGCGAGAAGACGGCGGCCGCTTCCCGCGCGCGGCTCGCGCGCATGATCGGGCGGGACGTCGGAGATGCTGACGACGCCGCATGGAGCGGCCTCGCGCATTTCTTCGCTGAAGCGCAGTTGCGCGAGATCATGGATGCAGCTTCTCTCGTTTTATCGCGCGGGCTGTTGGACGCCGCCGCGCCGCTGGTCGGGGCTGGAGTCGGACGCGGCGTCGTTCGTCAATTGGCAGAAAGATTGGGGCGCCCTTTTATCGCCTTTGACGATCTGATCGATGCGCTTCCTGAGGCGCGGAGCCAAGTCTCTGATTGCGCTCCCGCATCCGCTTTGGCGCTTGCCGCGGCGCTTCACTTCGGGGCGTAG
- a CDS encoding HisA/HisF-related TIM barrel protein, with protein sequence MEVIPVIDLKSGAVVRARLGQRDSYAPIETRLSPTSAPVDVVAGMLTLYNFRTIYVADLDAIESRGDHEESLSSLSAAFPNVTFWVDAGISDADQARSWLLRHARENLVLGSETLKGAEVLAALKPEGRIILSLDFRGECFLGPEALFAEPRLWPSRVIVMTLARVGGNAGPDLDRLESIAERGPEADFSIYAAGGVRGPADLASLARAGIAGVLVASALHDGLLTSADLAAAGSK encoded by the coding sequence ATGGAAGTTATTCCCGTCATCGACCTCAAGAGCGGCGCGGTGGTTCGCGCACGCCTTGGACAACGCGATTCTTATGCGCCGATCGAAACGAGGCTGTCCCCGACAAGCGCGCCGGTCGATGTCGTCGCCGGGATGCTGACGCTATATAATTTTCGCACGATCTATGTAGCCGATCTTGATGCGATTGAATCGCGTGGCGACCATGAGGAAAGCCTCAGCTCGCTGAGCGCCGCTTTTCCAAATGTGACTTTCTGGGTCGACGCCGGCATCAGCGATGCAGATCAGGCGCGGTCATGGCTTCTGCGTCACGCGCGAGAAAATCTCGTTCTCGGCAGCGAAACGCTCAAGGGCGCCGAAGTCCTGGCAGCGTTGAAACCGGAAGGCCGGATTATTCTTTCGCTCGACTTTCGCGGCGAATGTTTTCTCGGGCCGGAGGCGCTGTTTGCAGAGCCGCGCCTATGGCCTTCGCGAGTCATCGTCATGACGCTTGCGCGCGTTGGCGGCAATGCCGGCCCGGATCTCGATCGCCTCGAATCGATTGCGGAGAGGGGCCCTGAAGCCGACTTCAGCATCTATGCCGCAGGCGGCGTTCGCGGTCCCGCCGATCTTGCTTCTCTTGCGCGAGCTGGGATCGCAGGCGTTCTCGTCGCCTCGGCCTTGCATGACGGCCTGTTGACGAGCGCCGATCTCGCCGCGGCCGGATCAAAATAA